From a single Lineus longissimus chromosome 16, tnLinLong1.2, whole genome shotgun sequence genomic region:
- the LOC135500158 gene encoding uncharacterized protein LOC135500158 has product MASSDTEPSGSQEPLTGPSGTVSEKQGLWLRQGCSLIGRDMLKLLMQLQVIGDGADLKARPKSMASFTEKHWLQSFSVEEFGNRFKALTGSEISVVVGMAHLDDCLWSRRLVCHVAIRYANGSQKVTAPVVTAAAKAKGAAPAVVEKTATKRAAADGDDEAGSRLDSLEAELKKLKQAKGATSGETALAQFAGEKPVGDDKDDVCEAVLIVDFDILPSAPGPFLKGKPSDAKPIFGLPNADLEDGCNCMVEGKTVAVKQATVMVDSSGSDMSDIEDDLSELVVSDTGSLSDKDEQEEEFRSITFMIKGSTFTKERQEALKFHRGKEVETKIENEVDNPVDKNALGIKIQIQGEFRLIGYVPKDRISAVSNAIEKAEIHSIKITKIICRYVPAANDCVFIGYCEIVKKGPWPSSDTSYSYGDKLNLAMSTDD; this is encoded by the exons ATGGCGTCTTCAGATACTGAACCATCAGGGTCACAGGAGCCGCTGACCGGACCCTCGGGAACAGTGTCGGAAAAGCAGGGCCTGTGGTTACGGCAGGGGTGTTCCCTGATCGGGAGGGATATGTTAAAATTACTGATGCAGTTGCAAGTCATAGGGGACGGCGCGGACCTCAAGGCCAGGCCTAAATCGATGGCCTCGTTTACGGAGAAGCACTGGCTACAGAGTTTTTCGGTGGAAGAATTCGGGAACAGATTCAAGGCGCTCACCGGTTCGGAGATCTCG gtGGTGGTAGGCATGGCACACTTGGATGATTGCCTGTGGTCGAGACGACTAGTCTGCCACGTGGCGATACGGTACGCGAATGGGTCTCAGAAGGTGACTGCACCGGTGGTGACGGCGGCGGCAAAAGCCAAGGGAGCGGCTCCAGCAGTGGTAGAAAAAACTGCTACTAAGAGG GCGGCGGCCGATGGGGACGACGAGGCGGGGTCACGCCTAGACTCACTGGAAGCTGAACTAAAGAAGCTGAAACAGGCAAAAGGCGCGACATCGGGAGAGACAGCCTTGGCTCAG TTCGCTGGTGAAAAACCTGTGGGTGATGACAAGGATGACGTCTGCGAAGCTGTCCTGATTGTCGACTTCGACATTCTGCCTAGTGCTCCTGGGCCATTCTTAAAAGGAAAACCAAGCGATGCCAAGCCAATATTTGGCCTGCCAAATGCCGATCTGGAGGATGGCTGCAATTGCATGGTGGAAGGGAAAACTGTTGCAGTAAAGCAGGCTACTGTTATGGTCGATTCTTCTGGTTCAGATATGTCAGACATTGAAGATGATTTGAGTGAGCTGGTTGTCAGTGACACTGGAAGTCTAAGTGACAAGGATGAGCAGGAAGAAGAATTCCGATCGATCACATTTATGATAAAGGGATCAACATTCACGAAGGAACGTCAGGAGGCATTAAAATTTCACCGTGGGAAGGAAGTAGAGACGAAAATTGAGAATGAAGTTGACAATCCTGTGGATAAAAATGCACTTGGTATTAAAATTCAAATCCAAGGAGAGTTCCGGCTCATTGGCTACGTGCCAAAGGACAGGATAAGTGCAGTTTCGAATGCTATCGAGAAGGCGGAAATTCATTCtatcaaaataaccaaaataaTTTGTAGATATGTGCCTGCTGCAAATGACTGTGTTTTTATAGGATACTGTGAGATAGTGAAGAAAGGACCATGGCCTTCTTCTGATACCAGTTACAGTTATGGAGACAAATTGAACTTGGCAATGAGCACCGATGACTAG